From one Buchnera aphidicola (Cinara pseudotaxifoliae) genomic stretch:
- the thrS gene encoding threonine--tRNA ligase, which translates to MPIIISCNGVDKSYTEVVTVKKILKDIYPTHTSSFVAGLVDNKLVALNTIISKNSTIVMIDDSNQKFLSQVKRSCIQLLHRVLKEIWSDVKIANSCITDVGFFCDIDMSYILKKQDLQKISKKMLKKISTEYKIFVKNISISDFLDFLNKNNETYQIDIFREKCKKKNAVDVCYHEDYCEFHDHSQVSNIKFCRYFILQDVSGAYWDNNKNNKMLQRIHAIVCTSKYQLLRFLSVLEELKKRDHRKIAKLLDLYHIQKDSPGMIFWHKNGYIIFRQLEQFIRDHLVRHNYEEVKSPIIIDKSLWEKSGHWEYYNASIFVTKSENREFCIKPMNCPAHVQIFKNKLQSYKDLPIRISEFGSCHRQESSGSLHGLMRVRGFTQDDAHIFCTQKQIKKELNNCIHLLLDLYNTFGFKKVIIKVSTRPVKRIGSEKTWNQAEEDLEYVLKKNNLPFQYQVGEGAFYGPKIEIALEDTLQRIWQCGTIQLDFYLAQKLNAFYINKNNIKKKPIIIHRALLGSIERFIGILLEEFSGKLPIWLCPVQVIVISVSTSHTLYVQKMVQKLLLHDIRVIFDTTNTSIGLKIRSSIIQNIPYILICGDKEIQNKYITIRNRFSNKQCKSTIDSFIKNIKNNIKNRSIQDFIMEG; encoded by the coding sequence ATGCCGATTATTATATCGTGCAACGGAGTTGATAAAAGTTATACGGAAGTAGTTACTGTAAAAAAAATTTTAAAAGATATTTATCCTACACATACATCAAGTTTTGTAGCCGGTTTGGTAGATAATAAATTAGTTGCTTTGAATACTATTATATCTAAAAATTCAACGATTGTAATGATTGATGATAGTAATCAAAAGTTTTTATCTCAAGTTAAAAGATCTTGTATTCAGTTATTACATCGTGTATTAAAGGAGATTTGGTCTGATGTTAAAATAGCTAATTCATGTATCACTGACGTTGGGTTTTTTTGTGACATTGATATGTCGTATATATTAAAAAAACAAGATTTACAGAAAATTTCTAAAAAAATGCTAAAAAAAATTTCTACGGAGTATAAAATATTTGTTAAAAATATTAGTATATCAGATTTTTTGGATTTTTTAAATAAAAACAATGAAACCTATCAGATTGATATTTTTCGTGAAAAATGTAAAAAAAAAAATGCTGTTGATGTTTGTTATCATGAAGATTATTGTGAATTTCATGATCATTCTCAGGTTTCTAATATTAAATTTTGTAGATATTTTATTTTACAAGATGTATCAGGAGCTTATTGGGATAATAATAAGAACAATAAAATGTTACAAAGAATTCATGCAATAGTTTGTACTTCAAAATATCAGTTATTAAGATTTTTATCTGTTTTAGAAGAATTAAAAAAAAGAGATCATCGTAAAATTGCAAAGTTATTAGATTTATATCATATTCAAAAAGATTCACCAGGTATGATATTTTGGCATAAAAATGGATATATTATTTTTAGACAATTAGAACAGTTTATTCGTGATCATCTGGTAAGACATAATTACGAAGAAGTTAAAAGCCCGATTATTATTGATAAATCTTTATGGGAAAAAAGCGGTCATTGGGAATACTACAATGCATCTATTTTTGTGACTAAATCTGAAAATAGAGAATTTTGTATTAAACCTATGAATTGTCCAGCTCATGTTCAAATTTTTAAAAATAAATTACAGTCTTATAAAGATTTACCGATACGCATATCTGAATTTGGAAGTTGTCATAGACAAGAATCATCTGGTTCATTGCACGGATTAATGCGAGTACGTGGATTTACTCAAGATGATGCTCATATTTTTTGTACTCAAAAACAAATAAAAAAAGAACTAAATAATTGTATTCATTTGTTACTTGATTTATATAATACTTTTGGTTTTAAAAAAGTTATTATTAAGGTTTCTACTCGTCCCGTCAAAAGAATTGGTAGTGAAAAAACATGGAATCAAGCAGAAGAAGATTTAGAGTATGTATTAAAAAAAAATAATTTACCTTTTCAATATCAAGTCGGAGAAGGAGCTTTTTATGGTCCTAAAATTGAAATTGCTTTAGAAGATACTTTACAAAGAATATGGCAATGCGGAACAATTCAATTAGATTTTTATTTAGCACAAAAATTAAATGCTTTTTATATTAATAAAAATAATATAAAAAAAAAGCCAATTATTATTCATAGAGCTTTATTAGGTTCAATAGAAAGATTCATAGGTATTTTACTTGAAGAATTTAGTGGTAAGTTACCGATATGGTTGTGTCCTGTTCAAGTAATTGTAATTAGTGTGTCTACTTCGCATACTTTATATGTACAAAAAATGGTACAAAAATTATTACTACATGATATTCGAGTTATTTTTGATACTACTAATACAAGTATTGGATTGAAAATTCGCTCTTCTATTATACAGAATATACCATATATTTTAATATGTGGAGATAAAGAAATACAAAATAAGTATATTACGATAAGAAATCGGTTTAGTAATAAACAATGTAAATCTACAATTGATTCTTTTATTAAAAATATAAAAAATAATATTAAAAATCGTAGTATTCAAGATTTTATAATGGAGGGTTAG
- a CDS encoding 3-deoxy-7-phosphoheptulonate synthase, translating into MKRKDELVNEKNNGFLITPSTLSDRYPATSDVHDLIRSTRNNIKNILLGHDKRLLVIIGPCSIHDPIAAIEYAKKIQILRNKYSKFLEIVMRTYFEKPRTVLGWTGLISDPDLDGSLNVNAGLSIARKLLLKINKLGVPTATEFLDSIVSQFIFDLISWGAIGARTTESQVHRELASYLPCPIGFKNGTDGNILIAVDAIRSAKASHLFLSPDQQGKTVIYHTTGNSCSHIIMRGGKVPNYHKTDIKHAIKKLKIFNLPEHLIVDFSHANSLKNYKRQLIVSDSVSRQIYDGSTAISGVMIESFLQEGSQNLCDLKNLKFGQSVTDSCLGWNDSFFLVQQLSKAVERRFK; encoded by the coding sequence ATGAAAAGAAAAGATGAATTAGTTAATGAAAAAAATAATGGATTTTTAATTACTCCATCCACTTTGTCTGATCGTTATCCTGCAACATCAGATGTACATGATTTAATTAGATCTACACGAAATAATATAAAAAATATTTTGTTAGGCCATGATAAACGTTTATTAGTAATTATTGGACCGTGCTCTATTCATGATCCTATTGCTGCTATTGAATATGCAAAAAAAATACAAATATTACGTAATAAATATTCTAAATTTTTAGAAATTGTGATGAGAACTTATTTTGAAAAACCACGAACTGTTTTAGGTTGGACAGGTTTAATTTCTGATCCTGATTTAGACGGTAGTTTAAATGTAAACGCAGGTTTATCTATAGCTAGAAAATTATTATTAAAAATTAATAAGTTAGGTGTGCCTACTGCTACAGAATTTTTAGATTCTATAGTTAGTCAATTTATTTTTGATTTGATCAGTTGGGGCGCTATTGGTGCGCGTACAACAGAAAGTCAAGTTCATAGAGAATTGGCTTCTTATTTACCGTGTCCTATAGGTTTTAAAAATGGAACAGATGGAAATATTTTAATTGCAGTAGATGCAATTCGTTCAGCCAAAGCTAGTCACTTATTTTTATCTCCTGATCAGCAAGGAAAAACGGTAATTTATCATACTACTGGAAATTCCTGTTCTCACATTATTATGCGTGGAGGGAAAGTACCTAATTATCATAAAACAGATATTAAACACGCTATTAAAAAATTAAAAATTTTTAATTTACCAGAACACTTAATTGTAGATTTTAGTCATGCCAATTCTTTAAAAAATTATAAACGACAATTAATAGTTTCAGATTCTGTTTCACGTCAAATTTACGATGGATCTACAGCTATATCGGGTGTTATGATTGAGAGTTTTTTACAAGAAGGTTCTCAAAATTTATGTGATTTAAAAAATTTAAAATTTGGTCAATCTGTAACAGACTCTTGTTTGGGATGGAATGATAGTTTTTTTTTAGTACAACAATTATCTAAAGCTGTTGAAAGACGTTTTAAATAA
- the infC gene encoding translation initiation factor IF-3 has translation MKVGKKNQLSRPHRVNYEIRSAEVRLTGLKGESLGIVSIHQALEKAKIQGFDLVEISPNSKPPVCRIMNYGKFLYEKNKALKKQKKKQRIVQIKEIKFRPNTDEGDYQVKLRNLIRFLKDGNKIKITLRFRGREMTHKDIGINMLNRLKNDLSTLTYVESFPTRIEGRQMIMILSPKR, from the coding sequence ATTAAAGTCGGAAAAAAAAATCAATTATCTCGTCCACATCGCGTTAATTATGAAATTCGTTCTGCTGAAGTGCGATTAACGGGTTTAAAAGGTGAATCTTTAGGAATTGTTAGTATTCATCAAGCACTGGAAAAAGCTAAAATACAGGGATTCGATTTAGTTGAAATAAGCCCTAATTCTAAGCCTCCAGTATGTCGTATTATGAATTATGGTAAATTTTTATATGAAAAAAATAAAGCTCTTAAAAAACAAAAAAAAAAACAAAGGATTGTTCAAATTAAAGAAATAAAATTTCGTCCAAACACTGATGAAGGTGATTATCAAGTTAAATTAAGAAATTTAATACGATTTTTAAAAGATGGTAATAAAATAAAGATTACCTTAAGGTTTAGAGGTAGAGAGATGACTCATAAGGATATAGGTATAAATATGTTAAATCGTTTAAAAAATGATTTGTCTACATTAACTTATGTTGAATCATTTCCTACACGAATTGAAGGTCGGCAAATGATAATGATTTTATCTCCAAAAAGATAA
- the gndA gene encoding NADP-dependent phosphogluconate dehydrogenase, which translates to MSNHDIGVIGMGVMGKNLAYNIANTGYTVSVFNRSKNMIMQSLLEKPIKRVFPYLSIQEFVNSIRKPRCILLMIQAGSPVDEIIQTLLSYIQSDDIIIDGGNSFYIDTIKRFNFLKEKSIQFLGVGISGGEEGALNGPSIMPGGNREAYTLVAPIFESISAKYNKEACVQYIGSDGSGHYVKMVHNGIEYSDMQLIAETYSLLKNLIGMNNIDISNLFKEWNQGELCSYLIEITEKIVRKKDVDGNFVLDSILDSASSKGTGTWTVKSALELCSPCSVIAESVFSRYLSSMKVNRMIASTILFGPKIFLDKSFDTEVFINDLRKSLYLGKIISYAQGFFLMKRASQNYNWNLQFCNIAKIFRAGCIIRADLLNDIVKSYNENNDLIDLLFSPIFQDISNTYNASLRNIITIAVQNGISVPVFSSALSYYDAYRTVNSSANLIQAQRDYFGSHTYQRIDQSGTFHTNW; encoded by the coding sequence ATGTCTAATCATGATATTGGTGTTATTGGAATGGGAGTTATGGGAAAAAATTTAGCATATAATATTGCTAATACTGGATATACAGTGTCAGTTTTTAATCGGTCTAAAAATATGATTATGCAATCTTTATTAGAAAAACCTATTAAACGAGTATTCCCATATTTATCTATACAAGAATTTGTGAATTCTATTCGTAAACCTCGATGTATTTTATTAATGATTCAAGCGGGATCCCCAGTAGACGAAATAATACAAACTTTACTATCTTATATACAGTCCGATGATATAATTATTGACGGTGGCAATTCATTTTATATTGATACTATTAAAAGATTTAATTTTTTAAAAGAAAAATCTATTCAATTCCTAGGAGTAGGTATATCTGGTGGTGAAGAAGGAGCTTTAAATGGTCCTTCAATTATGCCTGGAGGAAATAGAGAAGCATATACGTTGGTAGCTCCAATTTTTGAAAGTATTTCTGCCAAATATAATAAAGAAGCATGTGTACAATATATTGGTTCGGATGGATCTGGACATTATGTAAAAATGGTGCACAATGGCATTGAGTATAGTGACATGCAGTTAATTGCGGAAACATACTCTTTATTAAAAAATTTAATTGGTATGAATAATATTGATATATCTAATTTATTTAAAGAATGGAATCAGGGAGAGTTGTGTAGTTATTTAATAGAAATTACAGAAAAAATTGTACGCAAAAAAGATGTAGATGGAAATTTTGTTTTAGATTCTATTTTAGATTCTGCTTCCAGTAAGGGTACAGGAACATGGACCGTTAAAAGTGCTTTAGAACTATGTTCTCCTTGTTCTGTAATTGCAGAATCTGTTTTTTCTCGATATTTATCTTCTATGAAAGTAAATAGAATGATTGCATCGACAATTTTATTTGGACCTAAAATATTTTTAGATAAATCTTTTGATACGGAAGTTTTTATTAATGATCTTAGAAAATCTCTATATTTAGGAAAAATTATTTCATATGCACAAGGTTTTTTTCTGATGAAAAGAGCTTCTCAGAATTATAATTGGAATCTACAATTTTGTAATATTGCTAAAATTTTTCGTGCCGGATGTATTATTAGAGCCGATCTATTGAATGATATTGTAAAATCATATAATGAAAATAATGATTTAATTGATTTATTATTTTCTCCAATATTTCAAGATATTAGTAATACTTATAATGCATCTTTGCGTAACATTATTACTATAGCCGTACAAAACGGAATATCTGTTCCTGTTTTTTCTAGTGCATTATCATATTACGATGCATATCGTACTGTTAATTCTTCTGCTAATTTAATACAAGCACAGAGGGATTATTTTGGTTCTCATACATATCAGAGAATTGATCAATCAGGTACATTTCATACTAATTGGTAA
- the rpmI gene encoding 50S ribosomal protein L35 has protein sequence MPKIKTLRSAAKRFKKTASGQFKRKQANLRHILTKKSTHKKRDLRKKIVLSSSDHARVTTFLPYL, from the coding sequence ATGCCTAAAATTAAAACTTTACGTAGTGCTGCTAAAAGATTTAAAAAAACTGCTTCAGGTCAATTTAAACGTAAACAAGCAAATTTACGTCATATTTTAACTAAAAAAAGTACTCATAAAAAACGGGATTTACGTAAAAAAATTGTTCTTTCTTCATCAGATCATGCAAGGGTTACTACTTTTCTTCCTTATCTATAA
- the tilS gene encoding tRNA lysidine(34) synthetase TilS translates to MFIKKLFLKYPQQKNFLLALSGGVDSIVLLHQLFIYKEKFKHIKIRTIHINHHLYSHSLHSQQHCENICKKKNIHIILDNIYIPKNNKYGIEGYSRIKRLEIFKKHILLKEILLTAHNLNDQCENLFLSLKRKSGIDGLSGMKYSSVYHGMKIVRPLIFTPKKKIISWAKKKNLKWVEDQSNKIIQYDRNFLRNIILSKIYTKWPSFLQNCTKSMQILTQDQQSLNFFILYFLKKNIFPDGSLSLLNFKNLEKEAQYSILKKWFHQNSTKNPTYYILKRTYKEIIHNKNYYNKKIIFHNHEIRRFKNTIYYIYPGKNIKKKILYWKKINTILKLPNYLGTLIPSKRKIKKQKKDIYKLPYPSENVLVNIRFYIKKKYVNSTTKKTISIKKIWQKYNIPPWLRNTIPLLFYNDKFIAAIGIFTIHTVSLNSPRYIKIVWMNRIF, encoded by the coding sequence ATGTTTATAAAAAAATTATTCTTAAAATATCCTCAACAAAAAAACTTTTTACTTGCTTTAAGCGGAGGAGTTGATTCTATAGTATTATTGCATCAATTATTTATATATAAAGAAAAATTCAAACATATCAAAATTCGAACTATACATATAAATCATCATTTATATTCACATTCCTTACATTCACAACAACATTGTGAAAATATTTGCAAAAAAAAAAACATACACATAATATTAGATAATATCTATATACCAAAAAATAATAAATATGGCATTGAAGGTTACTCAAGAATAAAAAGACTTGAAATTTTTAAAAAACATATTTTATTAAAAGAAATATTATTAACAGCACATAATCTTAATGATCAATGTGAAAATCTTTTTTTATCTCTCAAAAGAAAAAGTGGTATAGATGGTTTATCCGGAATGAAATATAGTTCTGTGTATCATGGAATGAAAATTGTAAGACCCTTAATATTCACACCAAAAAAAAAAATTATATCTTGGGCAAAAAAAAAAAATTTAAAGTGGGTAGAAGATCAATCTAATAAAATTATTCAGTATGATAGAAATTTTCTAAGAAACATAATTCTATCCAAAATATACACAAAATGGCCAAGTTTTTTACAAAACTGTACTAAGAGTATGCAAATACTTACCCAAGATCAACAATCTTTAAATTTTTTTATTTTATATTTTTTAAAAAAAAATATTTTTCCTGATGGATCGTTATCTTTGTTAAATTTTAAAAATCTTGAAAAAGAAGCTCAATATTCTATTTTAAAAAAATGGTTCCACCAAAACAGCACTAAAAACCCTACTTATTATATATTAAAACGCACATATAAAGAAATTATTCATAATAAAAACTATTATAACAAGAAAATAATTTTTCATAATCATGAAATAAGAAGATTCAAAAATACAATTTATTATATTTATCCCGGAAAGAATATTAAAAAAAAAATACTTTATTGGAAAAAAATAAATACAATTTTAAAATTACCAAATTATTTAGGAACATTAATACCTTCAAAAAGAAAAATAAAAAAACAAAAAAAAGATATTTATAAACTTCCTTATCCTTCAGAAAACGTATTGGTCAACATTCGTTTCTATATCAAAAAAAAATACGTAAATAGCACAACAAAAAAAACAATAAGCATAAAAAAAATTTGGCAAAAATATAATATCCCTCCTTGGCTTAGAAACACAATACCTTTATTATTTTATAATGATAAATTCATTGCTGCTATTGGAATATTTACAATTCACACAGTATCTCTTAATTCTCCACGATACATAAAAATTGTATGGATGAATCGTATTTTCTAA
- a CDS encoding HesB/IscA family protein: protein MNVMIQKNQQMTVPIQLTKQATKQILFLLKKNKNSYGIKITLKKSGCAGFKYILKLEKKINNSDYIYTIKSIKFFIPKKIISRLYTTIIDFSKTGLNSSFIFINKKHTTVCGCGESFNI, encoded by the coding sequence ATGAATGTTATGATACAAAAAAACCAACAAATGACTGTACCTATTCAATTAACCAAACAAGCAACAAAACAAATATTATTTTTACTAAAAAAAAATAAAAATAGTTATGGAATTAAAATAACATTAAAAAAATCAGGATGCGCTGGATTTAAATACATTTTAAAATTAGAAAAAAAAATAAATAATTCAGATTATATTTATACAATTAAATCTATTAAATTTTTCATTCCAAAAAAAATAATATCACGATTATATACTACCATAATAGATTTTTCTAAAACAGGGTTAAATTCTTCTTTTATATTTATAAATAAAAAACATACTACTGTATGTGGTTGTGGAGAAAGCTTCAATATCTAA
- the tyrS gene encoding tyrosine--tRNA ligase produces MIKKNVLDFLEKKGFFSQIFNKIDLYKHIQQKNVRLYCGFDPTASSLHIGHLLPILCLKYFQKFGHTPVMLIGGATGIVGDPSFRMSERPRYSLEVLQFNQICLKKQLLFFFNNNSFINNKAIILNNYSWFKDISMLFFLRKIGIYFSINNMIHKESVKKRLIEEKTGMSFTEFSYSLLQAYDFSVLYKKYGVTVQIGGSDQWGNILSGIRLIKKLYKKEVFGITNPLLTASNGEKIGKTGNHTIWLDSKKTSPYKFYQFWINISDNDINNFINLFSPIHIEAKNEKFNNTNDILNLRNKKIFLAEFLTKFVHGKHALKSVQRIIHFLFGPGSKQDITENDCEQLIQDGIPSIVFNNYLDLSHALVKTKLSSSLNQARNMIFSSAIRINGKIQNEKDYYFVKSDFLFNKYTFLCRGKKNYVLIFWKI; encoded by the coding sequence ATGATAAAAAAAAATGTTTTAGATTTTTTAGAAAAGAAAGGTTTTTTTTCTCAAATTTTTAATAAAATAGATTTATATAAGCATATACAACAAAAAAATGTTCGTTTGTATTGTGGTTTTGATCCAACCGCCAGTAGTCTGCATATAGGTCACTTATTACCGATTTTATGTTTAAAATATTTTCAAAAATTTGGTCATACTCCTGTTATGTTAATTGGAGGAGCTACAGGTATAGTTGGAGATCCAAGTTTTAGAATGAGTGAACGGCCAAGATATTCTTTAGAAGTTTTACAATTTAATCAAATTTGTTTAAAAAAACAATTATTATTTTTTTTTAATAATAATAGTTTTATTAATAATAAAGCTATTATATTGAATAATTATTCTTGGTTTAAGGATATTTCAATGTTGTTTTTTTTAAGAAAAATTGGGATATATTTTTCTATTAATAATATGATTCATAAAGAATCAGTTAAAAAAAGGTTAATAGAAGAAAAAACCGGCATGTCTTTTACAGAATTTTCATATAGCTTATTACAGGCATATGATTTTTCTGTGTTATATAAAAAATACGGTGTTACAGTACAGATAGGTGGTTCGGATCAATGGGGTAATATTTTATCTGGTATACGATTAATTAAAAAATTATATAAAAAAGAAGTCTTTGGTATAACAAATCCATTATTAACTGCATCAAATGGAGAAAAAATTGGGAAAACAGGCAATCATACTATTTGGTTAGATTCTAAAAAAACTAGTCCATATAAGTTTTATCAATTTTGGATTAATATTTCAGACAATGATATAAATAATTTTATTAATCTGTTTTCTCCTATTCATATTGAAGCAAAAAATGAAAAGTTTAATAATACTAATGATATTCTTAATTTAAGAAATAAAAAAATTTTTTTAGCAGAATTTTTAACTAAATTTGTACACGGAAAACATGCTTTAAAATCTGTGCAACGTATTATACATTTTTTATTTGGTCCAGGTTCTAAACAAGATATTACAGAAAATGATTGTGAACAACTTATTCAAGATGGTATTCCTTCTATTGTTTTTAATAATTATTTAGATTTATCACATGCTTTAGTTAAAACTAAATTGTCTTCTTCCTTAAATCAAGCTCGTAATATGATATTTTCTAGTGCAATTCGTATAAATGGAAAAATACAAAATGAAAAAGATTATTATTTTGTTAAGTCAGATTTTTTATTTAATAAATATACATTTTTATGTCGAGGAAAAAAAAATTATGTTTTAATTTTTTGGAAAATATAA
- the metG gene encoding methionine--tRNA ligase, translated as MKSSINKMLVTCAFPYANGDIHLGHLLEQIQADIWVRYFRMKNRSVIFICSDDTHGTAIMLQAKKLQISPEKLIHDVQKKHKKDFLQFSVVHDYYSSTHSKTNKKFCIKIYNRLLKKNFIKEKKIIQLYDTHLKMFLSDRFIKGTCPQCKSKDQYGDNCDVCGAIYDATDLLNATSELSRSPLKKKFSNHLFFKLSVFSDFLKKWINSDVLQVSVFNKINEWLSSNLNSWNISRDKPYFGFLIPNYTNKFFYVWMDAPIGYISCFKELCSINQDINFDDYWSINSKHDLFHFIGKDIIYFHALFWPAILEGYGYRKPTKIFAHGYLTFKGLKLSKSKGSIITASKWLSFFDSDSLRYYFSSKLSNTIKDIEMNLYDYARKINSDIVNSIINLASRNASFLEKYFCNILSNDIIKSVVYEKFISSSFEIEKLFENRKFSLVIQKVRYLSDLANKYITENKPWILIKNIFNKQKVHQICSLGINLFRILMIFLKPIMPVLAVNVEKFLNTSLMWKNIHEPLINHKINNFSCLYKRIKISSIDDFLLQI; from the coding sequence ATGAAATCTTCTATTAATAAAATGTTGGTAACATGTGCTTTTCCATATGCTAACGGAGATATACATTTAGGACATTTATTGGAACAAATTCAAGCAGATATTTGGGTACGATATTTTCGTATGAAAAATCGTTCAGTTATTTTTATTTGTTCAGATGATACGCATGGTACAGCAATTATGTTACAAGCTAAAAAATTGCAGATTAGTCCTGAAAAATTAATTCATGATGTGCAAAAAAAACACAAAAAAGATTTTTTACAATTTTCTGTAGTTCATGATTATTATTCATCTACACATAGTAAAACTAATAAAAAATTTTGTATAAAAATATATAACCGTTTATTGAAAAAAAATTTTATTAAAGAAAAAAAAATTATTCAATTATATGATACGCATTTAAAGATGTTTTTATCAGATCGATTTATCAAAGGTACATGTCCACAATGTAAATCTAAAGATCAATATGGTGATAATTGTGATGTTTGTGGAGCTATTTATGATGCAACTGATTTATTAAATGCTACTTCTGAGTTATCACGATCACCTTTAAAAAAAAAATTTTCTAACCATTTGTTTTTTAAATTATCTGTTTTTTCAGATTTTTTGAAAAAATGGATTAATTCTGATGTTTTACAAGTATCGGTTTTTAATAAAATTAACGAATGGTTATCTAGTAATTTGAATTCTTGGAACATATCTAGAGATAAACCATATTTTGGATTTTTAATTCCTAATTATACTAATAAATTTTTTTATGTATGGATGGATGCTCCCATCGGATATATTAGTTGTTTTAAAGAATTATGCAGCATAAATCAAGATATAAATTTTGATGATTATTGGTCAATAAATTCTAAACATGATTTATTCCATTTTATCGGTAAAGATATTATTTATTTTCATGCTTTATTTTGGCCAGCTATATTAGAAGGATATGGCTATAGAAAACCTACAAAAATATTTGCGCACGGTTATTTAACATTTAAAGGTTTAAAATTATCTAAGTCAAAGGGATCTATAATAACTGCAAGTAAATGGTTATCTTTTTTTGATTCGGATTCTTTGCGATATTATTTTTCTTCAAAATTATCTAATACAATTAAAGATATAGAAATGAATTTATATGATTATGCACGTAAAATTAACTCTGATATTGTAAATAGTATAATTAATTTAGCTTCGCGTAACGCTTCTTTTTTAGAAAAATATTTTTGTAATATTTTATCTAATGATATAATTAAATCAGTGGTTTATGAAAAATTTATTAGTTCTTCTTTCGAAATTGAAAAATTATTTGAAAATAGAAAATTCTCTTTAGTTATACAAAAGGTTAGATATTTATCTGATCTAGCTAATAAATATATTACTGAGAATAAACCATGGATTTTAATAAAAAATATATTTAATAAACAAAAAGTTCATCAAATTTGTTCTTTAGGAATTAACTTATTCAGAATCTTGATGATTTTTTTAAAGCCTATTATGCCTGTTTTAGCTGTTAATGTAGAAAAATTTTTAAATACATCTTTAATGTGGAAAAATATTCATGAACCTCTTATAAATCATAAAATCAATAACTTTTCTTGTTTATATAAACGTATTAAAATTAGTAGTATTGATGATTTTTTGTTACAGATATAG
- a CDS encoding endonuclease III domain-containing protein, translating into MNKKKRIIILKKFEQYCSNPIIKLKYKTYFELLISIMLSSKSSDSQVKKVTKKLFVYVQKPSDILQIGYDKLKVIIQSVGLFNKKALAIIKTCRILKKLYNENVPINQDELLLLPGVGRKTANLFLNIILKKNFIAVDTHVFRVSNRTKFAEGISTYQVENKLYKCVPIRFQSRLHSWFGLHGRHFCRSISPKCSTCIINTWCEYSYKSIK; encoded by the coding sequence ATGAATAAAAAAAAACGTATTATTATTTTAAAAAAATTTGAACAATATTGTTCAAATCCAATAATTAAATTAAAATATAAGACATATTTTGAATTACTAATTTCTATTATGTTGTCTTCTAAATCATCTGATTCACAAGTTAAAAAAGTTACTAAAAAATTATTTGTTTATGTTCAAAAACCATCAGATATATTACAGATAGGTTATGATAAGTTAAAAGTAATCATTCAATCTGTAGGATTATTTAATAAAAAAGCTTTAGCGATTATTAAAACTTGTCGAATTTTAAAGAAGCTATACAATGAAAACGTACCTATAAATCAAGATGAATTATTATTGTTACCTGGAGTAGGGAGAAAAACTGCAAACTTGTTTTTAAATATTATTTTAAAAAAAAATTTTATTGCTGTTGATACGCATGTATTTAGAGTATCTAATCGTACTAAATTTGCAGAAGGCATATCTACTTATCAAGTAGAAAATAAACTGTATAAGTGTGTACCTATTAGATTTCAATCTCGTCTTCACAGTTGGTTTGGATTACATGGACGACATTTTTGTCGATCTATATCTCCAAAATGTTCAACCTGTATTATCAATACGTGGTGTGAATATTCTTATAAAAGTATTAAGTAA